A window of Globicephala melas chromosome 2, mGloMel1.2, whole genome shotgun sequence genomic DNA:
TTTGAGCTGTTTCCTCACATCAAGCCATTTTTGTAAATAGAAGATTCAACTTTTCTGGTCCCCTAGTGACTCAcaagattattttttctaattgatGTTAATATCCTGAACCTGAAACCAACAGGGAAAAATaagaacagtgattttttttttttccagtaaaggTACTCAGATCCAACTGAACAGGAGGTTTCAACAGATGGCAGCTGAAATAAATCTCTCTATATAGTGGAATTACAGAGTTTAAAGAATTGTATAGCCCATAATCTACCACTGCTCATGCTCTATGTTAAAGATGTAGCAAAGTAATTacatttggggaattccctggtggtccggtggttaggactcctcgctttcacggcctgggttcagtccctggccggggaactaagatccctcaagctgcatgatgaggccaaaaaaaaaaaaaaaaaaagtaattgcaCTTGTAAAAACGTGCAACATTGTCTCACATTTTCATTCTTGTATAAGTAAGGTTTCTTCTGCCTGGATGGACCTTTCCTTTGATTTGGCTTTACCTTCTCCAGAATGTTTCTTCTGATCTTGGTCTCAATTTAAGCAATTCTCTGTGTCTGAAAGACCTTTTACATAGTTTACATTACATAAATTATCATGTATTATTAATTTGCTACTCTCATTCCCCCCAAATATTGTTTATTGAAACAATAAAAGacacttttctatttctgtgttccATTTTCATTGTATAGCACCTGCCAtaagtaggtgttcaataaatatttgctaaatgaatgaataacaagTCCTCTCTTCCACCAGTTTAGCAGTGTGAACTAACGTTCCCCAGGTTCTAAGCTATTAGTTGAAATAACAGAAAAGTAGGAAATTACTCATCAGAATCTTCCTtaattcagttttcaaaattaCAGTTCCTGTGTTCCTTTGTCTTGATAAATATACTCAGTAGACAGTTGAGATCCTGAAAGCCTTTTGAAGCTTTTGGACTACATGAACTAAATAAAGCTAGGTATAATAAAATGCTTTCTaccttttattctattttgaacacatttttatttaagaagTCACTGTCATTCAGTTATCAGTTGAAATGCTTTATTtcttaaaggtatttttaaaaaaataattcaaattagcTATCCTAGCCTTAgatttaaaactcatttttcccaagtatattttctctttatttaagaGTAATATATTTTCATAGAGTGTGTTGAAAATTCGGAAAATCAAGGGTTCTTGTTCTGTCAGGTGCAGTGTTTAGAGTGttattttgataaaatccagTAGCTCTGATATTGCTTGAAAATACTTGGTCCTTTGGAGTATAATAGCAGGGGAAAAACTGTGGCATGGTTAAAAATTCACCATAATTACTTGAATTGGTTTTATACATAATCATTTTAGGTTTTGATAGTGAGGTAGCTGTATGGAGTGTCTTTGGGTCCAACATACATGAAAACACAGGATTGCCAGGGTTCACACAAGGAGGCAGTTGTTCaggtttcatttctgtttctgaatttgAAGCTGAAGTAATTTTCTTATCCTAAaagataaatgcataaaataattctcaattataaagttctgaaaaaaacagaattatttaaaCTTAGCCCTAAGCCTTTCTTACCCCACTACTCACAAAAAGTGACTCGAAAAAGATCAAAGACAAATGTAAGATCTGAtaccgtaaaactcctagaagaaaacacagggaaaaagctCCTTGGAGTTGGTCTTGgtaattttttggatatgacaacaaaagtacaagcaataaaagcaaaaatcaataagtgTGACTACATCAAACAAAAAAGCTTCTGTGCAGCACAAGAACAGCAGAAGGAAGAGACAgccttggaatgggagaaaatatttgcaaaccatacatcagataaggggttaatttccaaaatatctttagaactcatacaattcaatagcaaaaaaccaaacaatataattaaataatgggcagaggatctgaacagacatttttcccgaagaagacatacagatggccaacaggtacatgaaaagatgttcaacatccttaatcatcagagaaatgcaaatctaaaccacaatgagatatcaatcCACACCTgaagaatggctattataaagtTAAGAGAGAATAAgagttggcgaggatgtggagagaaggggaccctcgtgcactgttggtgggaatgtaaattggtgcagccactgtggaaaacagtatggaggttcctcaaaaaactaaaaatacgggacgtccctggtggcgcagtggttaagaatccgtctgccactgcaggggacgtgggttcgagccctggtctgggaagattgcacatgccgcagagcaacgaagcccatgcaccacaactactgagcctgagctctagagcctgcgagccacaactactgaacccatgtgccacaactactgaagcgtgagcacctacagcctgtgctccaccacaagagaagccaccgcaaagagaagcctgcacaccacaactagagaaagcccgcgcacagcaacgaagacccaacgcagccaaaaataaataaaataaataaattaaaaaacaaccagaaaaactaaaaatagaactattatatgatccaggaattccacttctgggtatatatctgaaggaaatgaaatcacatcttgaagagatatctgtactcccatgttcactgcagcattcacaatagctaagacatggaaacaacctaagtattcatcaacagatgaatggatgaaattttggtacatatacacacacacacaacgaaatattatcagccataaaaaaggaagggatcctgccatttgcagcaacatggatggaccttgagagcattatgctaagtaaagttaagtcagagaaagacaaatacagtatgctctcacatatatgtggaatctgggaaaaaaaaaaaaaagtcaaactcagagcagaatggtggttgccaggggctggggatgggggaaatagatgttggtcaaagggtacaaacttccagttataagaagagtaagttctagggatctaacgtacagtatggtgactacagttaacaatactgtattatataattgaaagttgctaaaagagtagatgtTCTCACCAtacccacacacaaaaatttgtaattatgtgaggtgatggacatATTAACTAATCTTACtgttaatcatttcacagtatatatgtatatgaaagcaTCATGttgtaccttaaacttacacaatattatatgtcaattatacctcaataaagctggaaaaacaatagagaagaaaacaaaaacttagcCCCATCTACTTTCCTTTTGGGAGTCATTTTCTCTGGAGGACATTGAAGAGTACCCATTCAATTATATATATCTGTACAGAGCAAACTTGTCAAAAGTATGTACAAGGTAGCTTTTTAAAATCCTGTACTAGAACTATGAGGATTTATAAAAACGT
This region includes:
- the PIERCE2 gene encoding piercer of microtubule wall 2 protein is translated as MTEGDWDKKITSASNSETEMKPEQLPPCVNPGNPVFSCMLDPKTLHTATSLSKPKMIMYKTNSSNYGEFLTMPQFFPCYYTPKDQVFSSNIRATGFYQNNTLNTAPDRTRTLDFPNFQHTL